From a region of the Buttiauxella agrestis genome:
- a CDS encoding ParB family protein: MSDGQEIGNDKSLYLSSPKRTGVVHQSGLANLKTATRVKKLFTLHNNRKVEAEHITIPAADVQTQTAVHPMNPRNQEALSVNAVRDILLQIEARGIDTEGVAVKRAGKYLLIEGSRRRFCCIKASKDLPLWVLPDELTPEDIQSIISAAQTSRRFSYREIGFQYIQKMKEMSFTKNEELAIYLGTSHVSVSKRIQAAQISESLITLFPDYEAIPNAFYNQLARFQKYVERNLFSLDDVVEQVKSETNDLPTDDIADTQKKVLKSIIKAVEQLDENRPKKGWETRELVTFDNKDKYARISKSASGRKVKFEFNRMSNDLIKEIEAFIADKLKND, from the coding sequence ATGAGTGACGGACAAGAAATTGGTAATGATAAGTCTCTCTATCTGAGCAGCCCGAAACGGACTGGTGTTGTACACCAGTCCGGTTTAGCAAATCTGAAGACTGCCACTCGAGTGAAGAAACTTTTCACCCTGCATAACAATCGGAAAGTGGAAGCGGAACATATCACTATCCCGGCAGCAGATGTTCAGACTCAAACCGCTGTTCACCCAATGAACCCTCGTAACCAGGAAGCACTGAGCGTTAATGCTGTTAGAGATATCCTCCTTCAAATTGAAGCTCGTGGGATTGATACAGAGGGTGTGGCAGTTAAGCGAGCTGGTAAATATTTGTTGATTGAGGGTAGCCGCAGGCGCTTTTGCTGTATCAAGGCCAGTAAGGATTTGCCACTTTGGGTCTTGCCGGATGAACTAACGCCCGAAGATATCCAATCGATCATTTCTGCTGCCCAAACCTCACGGCGCTTCTCGTATCGCGAGATTGGTTTCCAGTACATTCAAAAGATGAAAGAGATGAGTTTCACTAAAAATGAAGAACTGGCTATTTACCTCGGGACAAGCCATGTCTCTGTGTCTAAGCGAATTCAGGCAGCACAGATTTCTGAGTCATTGATAACGCTGTTCCCTGACTATGAGGCCATCCCTAATGCGTTTTATAACCAGCTTGCCCGCTTCCAGAAATATGTGGAGAGAAACTTATTTTCTCTGGATGATGTCGTTGAGCAGGTAAAATCTGAGACTAATGATTTACCAACTGATGATATTGCAGATACGCAGAAAAAGGTTCTCAAATCAATTATCAAGGCAGTGGAGCAGCTCGATGAAAATCGTCCCAAGAAAGGCTGGGAGACTCGCGAACTGGTGACATTCGATAATAAAGACAAGTATGCTCGAATCAGTAAAAGTGCATCTGGCCGAAAAGTAAAATTCGAATTTAACCGAATGAGTAATGACCTGATAAAAGAGATTGAAGCATTCATCGCTGATAAGTTAAAAAATGACTAA